A genome region from Labilibaculum antarcticum includes the following:
- a CDS encoding RagB/SusD family nutrient uptake outer membrane protein: MKKILYIPILILALFVSACGDDFLDKAPLDSINTENFYQTEADALGAINGAYQPLQWPKLYNMRMWTTDIMAGNSNVGAGGGDDGRETQDMANFVTATDNPGVLDLWRGPAPGILRCNLVLQNVPGMDIDEELKDQILGEAHFLRGLYYFILTRMFGDVPLILEPQAPGDDLRPVRTKVSLVYEQIINDLEEAKNMLPVRESYSDAEKGRASKGSATGLLAKVYLTLGEWQKTVDLCNDVSVLGYSLNPSYADSYDVYNKNSVESLFEIQYTNDAGEGFWGNENQASWLSTFTGPRNSDMVAGGWGWNQPTQEFIDSYEAGDKRKDVTVLYDGCPQFDGQDYDMAYSTTGYNLRKFLVSKTISPTSDNSPMNFPVLRYADVLLMKAEALNNLGQTTAAEVPLNEVRLRAGLLRISGLSQGAFLTKVLHERRMEMAFEGQRWFDLVRVENGQYGLDFLHSIGKVNAGSKHLLLPIPQKEIDANPNLEQNSGY, encoded by the coding sequence ATGAAAAAGATACTATATATTCCAATTTTGATTCTGGCACTTTTTGTTAGTGCTTGTGGAGATGATTTTTTAGATAAAGCTCCTCTTGATTCAATTAATACAGAAAATTTCTATCAGACTGAAGCTGATGCTTTAGGTGCAATAAATGGTGCTTATCAACCATTACAGTGGCCAAAATTATACAACATGAGAATGTGGACCACTGATATTATGGCTGGAAACAGTAATGTTGGTGCCGGTGGTGGAGATGATGGCCGGGAGACACAGGATATGGCAAATTTTGTTACTGCAACTGATAATCCAGGAGTTTTAGACCTTTGGCGAGGACCTGCCCCAGGAATTCTTCGTTGCAATTTAGTACTTCAAAATGTTCCCGGAATGGATATCGACGAAGAGCTAAAAGACCAAATACTGGGAGAAGCACACTTTTTGAGAGGATTATACTATTTTATTCTTACTCGAATGTTTGGTGATGTTCCTTTGATTTTAGAGCCTCAAGCACCGGGTGATGATTTACGACCTGTTCGAACAAAAGTAAGCCTGGTTTATGAACAAATAATCAATGATCTTGAGGAAGCAAAAAACATGCTTCCAGTTCGTGAAAGTTACTCAGATGCAGAAAAAGGTCGTGCATCTAAAGGATCTGCGACGGGCCTATTGGCTAAAGTGTATTTGACATTGGGAGAGTGGCAAAAAACTGTTGACCTGTGTAATGATGTATCAGTCTTAGGCTACTCGCTAAACCCATCATACGCAGATAGTTATGATGTTTACAATAAAAATTCAGTCGAATCATTGTTTGAAATACAATATACAAATGATGCAGGCGAAGGTTTTTGGGGGAATGAGAATCAGGCATCTTGGCTAAGTACTTTTACCGGACCGCGTAACTCAGATATGGTTGCTGGTGGATGGGGTTGGAACCAGCCAACACAGGAGTTTATAGACTCATATGAAGCTGGTGATAAGCGAAAGGATGTTACGGTTTTATACGATGGTTGTCCTCAGTTTGATGGTCAGGATTATGACATGGCTTATTCTACAACAGGTTATAATTTAAGAAAATTTTTGGTGTCTAAAACCATTTCGCCAACCTCTGATAACAGTCCAATGAATTTCCCGGTATTGCGCTATGCAGATGTGTTGTTAATGAAAGCTGAAGCCTTGAACAATTTAGGGCAAACAACCGCCGCTGAAGTTCCTTTAAATGAGGTGCGTTTGCGTGCAGGCCTTTTGCGTATTTCAGGTCTTTCACAAGGAGCCTTTTTAACCAAAGTACTGCATGAACGAAGAATGGAAATGGCCTTTGAAGGACAGAGATGGTTTGATCTTGTTCGAGTAGAAAATGGTCAGTACGGATTAGATTTCCTACACTCAATTGGTAAAGTGAATGCTGGTTCAAAGCATTTATTACTACCCATTCCTCAGAAAGAGATTGATGCAAATCCAAATTTGGAGCAAAATTCCGGATACTAA
- a CDS encoding TonB-dependent receptor: protein MKITIFLMFAFMLNVTATVYSQVGKVSLQLEDQEIADVLREIEEKTEYSFFYQREQIDVTRKVSVQVEEQSVKSVLDQIFEGENIQYHISKNNTVILLPKLEQDSKSLQGVKVTGQVSDKNGVTLPGVNVVIKGKDIGTITDINGNFSIVVEEGELLVFSFVGFSPQEVKVNAEVAINIILEEETIGLNEVVAIGYGSQRKRDLTGSVVSVNSEQLQSIPVASVGDALQGKAAGVQVISSGVPGNDVVFRIRGIGTINDNNPLLVIDDVPTSSGLNQLNMNDIESVQILKDASATAIYGSRGANGVIIITTKKGRLGKSSIDINYNYGIQEATKMVDVLNASQFASLHNEMMDNAGLAKNPANASPESLGKGTDWLDKLFSPESMHNLSLSFSGGNDKTKYYVSGSILDQKGIVTETGFKRYTVKFNLESKVLKNIRIGNNITLNHDKKYKGDYSVKNTMLALPTQAIFNEDGTYTGPKERPSWDGDITNPIGKAKLVETTTKGYNLLGSVFAEVDIIKGLKFKTNLGLQANFWDDRTWSPQYNWLPSPQEQSYLFQQSNKSITWNWDNTITYNKIINVDHRITLMAGTSAQENRFEFHNGSIQNFASDQTQQLANGISQPTVNGNASEWSLMSYIGRFNYVYSDKYMLTATIRRDGSSRFGSDNKWGTFPSASVAWRLSEENFLKDVKLIDDLKLRAGYGITGNQSIGNYSFASVFQTNKYNFNNNVVSAVVPDMMPNPNVQWESQKQTNIGLDATLFNQRVNLTIDGYIKNTEDMLVPMSVPISTGYSDINVPYINAGKIQNKGIEVNVSTRNMKGEFIWNTDFNFSYNKNEVKNLNDTIPMVTGNGFDFNFAVSRIAPGHPVNAFYGFITDGIFQTQAEVDAHAQQVPGLDPYNRTSAGDIRFKDLNSDGIIDDSDRTYMGNPTPELIFSMNNYFSYKGFDLNIFLQGVYGNEIFNANRIWNEGMAVAVNQSAETLNRWTGPNTSNSMPRAVFNDPNKNTRASDRWIEDGSYLRIKNISLGYTLPKTLISQIGLESLRLYVSGTNLYTFTKYKGFDPEVSANGIDHNIYPVTRTISMGVNVRF from the coding sequence ATGAAGATCACAATCTTTTTAATGTTTGCTTTTATGCTAAATGTTACGGCAACAGTCTATTCACAAGTTGGAAAAGTATCCTTGCAGCTTGAAGACCAGGAAATTGCAGATGTGCTTCGTGAAATTGAAGAAAAAACAGAATACAGTTTTTTCTATCAAAGAGAACAAATCGATGTTACCCGAAAGGTATCCGTTCAAGTTGAAGAGCAAAGTGTGAAGAGTGTTCTGGATCAAATCTTTGAAGGAGAAAATATTCAGTATCATATCTCTAAAAATAACACTGTAATTCTTCTCCCAAAACTGGAACAAGATTCTAAGTCTTTACAAGGTGTTAAAGTTACAGGACAAGTGTCAGATAAAAATGGTGTTACACTACCTGGTGTAAATGTTGTAATTAAAGGTAAAGATATCGGAACCATTACAGATATTAACGGTAATTTTTCGATTGTGGTTGAAGAAGGAGAATTACTTGTATTTTCTTTTGTAGGATTTTCTCCGCAGGAAGTTAAAGTGAATGCAGAAGTAGCTATTAATATTATTTTAGAGGAGGAAACTATTGGTCTTAACGAGGTGGTTGCAATCGGTTATGGTAGTCAGCGTAAACGGGATTTAACTGGATCTGTTGTTTCTGTTAATAGCGAACAGCTTCAATCCATTCCTGTTGCAAGTGTCGGAGATGCATTACAAGGAAAAGCTGCGGGTGTTCAAGTTATTTCTTCAGGAGTTCCCGGAAACGATGTCGTATTCCGAATCAGAGGTATTGGTACCATAAACGACAATAATCCATTGTTAGTAATTGATGATGTTCCAACCTCTTCCGGTTTAAATCAATTAAACATGAATGATATTGAGTCTGTTCAGATTTTAAAGGATGCTTCTGCAACAGCTATTTATGGTTCCCGAGGTGCTAATGGAGTGATCATTATTACAACCAAAAAGGGGCGTTTAGGGAAAAGCAGCATAGATATAAATTACAATTATGGAATTCAGGAAGCAACTAAAATGGTTGATGTCTTAAATGCATCTCAATTTGCGTCTCTGCATAACGAAATGATGGATAATGCCGGTTTGGCAAAAAATCCTGCTAATGCAAGCCCGGAATCTTTAGGGAAAGGAACTGATTGGCTGGATAAGTTATTTAGTCCTGAATCAATGCATAATCTTTCACTATCTTTTTCAGGGGGTAATGATAAAACTAAATATTATGTGTCTGGAAGTATTTTAGATCAGAAAGGAATCGTTACTGAAACCGGATTTAAGAGATACACTGTAAAGTTTAACCTGGAGTCTAAAGTGCTTAAGAATATAAGAATTGGGAATAATATCACCTTGAATCACGATAAGAAATACAAGGGAGATTATAGTGTTAAAAATACGATGCTTGCTTTACCTACTCAGGCGATTTTTAATGAAGATGGTACTTATACGGGTCCGAAGGAAAGGCCATCGTGGGATGGTGATATAACAAATCCAATTGGTAAAGCAAAATTAGTTGAGACCACTACCAAAGGTTATAATTTATTGGGTTCTGTATTTGCTGAAGTTGATATTATTAAAGGCCTTAAATTTAAAACGAACCTGGGATTACAAGCTAATTTCTGGGATGACAGGACATGGTCGCCTCAATACAACTGGCTTCCTTCTCCACAGGAACAGTCTTATCTATTCCAACAATCAAATAAAAGCATTACGTGGAACTGGGACAATACTATTACCTACAACAAGATAATTAATGTAGATCACCGGATTACCTTGATGGCAGGAACCAGTGCACAGGAAAATCGATTTGAATTCCACAATGGTTCAATTCAAAATTTTGCAAGTGATCAAACCCAACAATTGGCTAATGGTATTTCTCAACCAACCGTAAATGGGAATGCATCAGAGTGGTCATTGATGTCCTACATTGGACGATTTAATTACGTGTATTCTGATAAGTACATGCTGACTGCGACTATACGTCGTGATGGTTCATCACGTTTTGGTTCTGATAACAAGTGGGGAACATTCCCATCTGCTTCAGTTGCATGGAGATTATCAGAGGAGAATTTTCTGAAGGATGTGAAGCTTATTGATGATTTAAAACTTCGTGCAGGATATGGTATTACAGGAAATCAGTCAATTGGAAACTATAGCTTTGCGTCGGTATTCCAAACGAACAAATATAATTTTAACAACAATGTTGTTTCAGCTGTTGTACCTGATATGATGCCAAATCCAAATGTACAGTGGGAATCGCAGAAGCAAACGAATATTGGGTTGGATGCAACTTTGTTCAATCAAAGAGTCAATCTTACGATTGACGGATACATTAAAAACACGGAAGATATGTTGGTTCCAATGTCGGTGCCTATTTCAACAGGTTACTCTGACATCAATGTACCATATATCAATGCTGGTAAAATTCAGAACAAAGGAATTGAAGTTAATGTTTCAACTCGCAATATGAAAGGCGAATTCATCTGGAATACTGATTTTAACTTTTCATACAATAAGAATGAAGTCAAAAATTTGAACGATACCATACCAATGGTTACTGGAAATGGTTTTGATTTTAATTTTGCTGTATCACGAATTGCACCTGGCCATCCTGTAAATGCTTTTTATGGTTTTATTACTGATGGAATATTCCAGACGCAGGCAGAAGTAGATGCTCACGCGCAACAAGTTCCTGGCTTGGATCCATATAATAGAACCTCTGCTGGAGATATTCGATTTAAAGATTTGAACAGTGATGGTATTATTGATGACAGTGACCGAACTTATATGGGAAATCCAACTCCAGAGTTGATCTTTTCGATGAATAATTATTTTAGCTACAAGGGATTTGATTTGAATATTTTTCTACAGGGTGTTTACGGGAATGAAATATTCAATGCCAATCGAATATGGAATGAGGGGATGGCCGTAGCCGTAAATCAAAGTGCCGAAACTCTTAACCGCTGGACCGGACCAAATACAAGTAATAGTATGCCTAGAGCTGTATTCAATGATCCTAATAAAAACACCAGAGCTTCCGACCGATGGATCGAAGATGGATCATACCTTAGGATTAAAAACATATCTCTTGGTTATACTTTGCCAAAAACTCTTATTTCCCAAATTGGTTTGGAGTCGCTTCGACTATACGTATCAGGAACAAACCTTTATACATTTACTAAATACAAAGGTTTTGATCCTGAGGTTTCTGCTAATGGAATCGATCATAACATTTACCCCGTTACCAGAACTATCAGTATGGGTGTTAACGTAAGGTTCTAA
- a CDS encoding FecR family protein, which translates to MKENYNNIFGRIKQNISSNEDHEKASSLFGKPELEYEISDALFGQLEKMDEENTDGIDLNSLYKRLWLKIITREKESKSKKHRIYLIRAASIAALIAIGLIVGAIFTPLNQNSDLAFVTIVAPKGSISQVYLPDSTLIYLNAGSEIKYRMDHGDGNREVFLSGEAWFNVTKNQNKPFVVSTAYYNVKVLGTEFNVKAYENDKDVTTTLEVGSIEIISGEELSIQQPILIKPGEQISYNKLDRKIDIKEVNSSLYSSWKDNKLIFINKNFSELTDILERKYGVEIQVKDTSINKYHYDGTIKDESIFEMLNRIQSTLPIKYRIEEQKIIIEKK; encoded by the coding sequence ATGAAGGAAAATTACAACAATATATTTGGACGAATAAAGCAAAACATATCTTCGAATGAAGATCATGAAAAAGCATCATCCCTTTTTGGGAAGCCAGAATTGGAATATGAGATTTCTGATGCCTTATTCGGTCAATTGGAGAAAATGGACGAAGAAAATACTGATGGGATCGATTTAAATTCATTGTACAAAAGGCTTTGGCTTAAGATCATAACCAGAGAAAAAGAGAGTAAATCCAAGAAACACCGTATTTATTTAATAAGGGCTGCATCAATTGCGGCACTCATAGCTATAGGACTAATAGTTGGAGCAATTTTTACTCCTTTAAATCAAAATTCGGATTTGGCCTTTGTTACTATAGTAGCACCAAAAGGATCTATTTCTCAAGTGTATTTACCAGATAGTACCCTAATTTATTTAAATGCAGGTTCTGAGATAAAATATCGGATGGATCATGGAGATGGAAACAGGGAGGTTTTCCTTTCAGGTGAGGCATGGTTTAACGTCACTAAGAACCAGAATAAGCCTTTTGTTGTTAGTACAGCATATTATAATGTGAAAGTTTTGGGTACTGAATTCAATGTTAAGGCATATGAAAATGACAAGGATGTTACCACAACATTAGAGGTAGGGAGTATCGAAATTATTTCAGGAGAAGAACTTTCTATACAGCAACCAATTTTGATTAAACCAGGAGAGCAGATTTCTTACAATAAGCTTGATCGAAAAATTGATATTAAAGAAGTTAACTCTTCATTGTATTCCTCATGGAAAGACAATAAACTGATTTTTATTAATAAAAACTTTAGTGAGTTAACTGATATTCTGGAACGTAAATATGGTGTTGAAATTCAAGTGAAAGATACATCGATCAACAAATATCACTATGATGGAACAATCAAAGATGAATCTATATTTGAAATGCTGAATCGAATTCAGTCGACTCTTCCCATAAAGTACCGGATAGAAGAACAAAAAATAATTATTGAAAAAAAATAA
- a CDS encoding RNA polymerase sigma-70 factor: protein MTTNTDIKDQTLVIQLKDGSQLAFKQLFDRYTPRIYRFAISYLKSDADAEELVQDVFLKLWEKRETLDESQNIRAYIFKIAINSIYNLSKRKNYKQVYNEFVKNNFTLDNEFTWNDVVYNELVDSLNLHIDKMPAQRRDIFLMSRKDGLSNQEIAKNLNISLRTVENQIYRSVSYLREQLKPNSVFLLLLFFLNS, encoded by the coding sequence TTGACTACAAACACTGACATTAAAGATCAAACCCTAGTGATTCAATTAAAAGATGGATCACAGCTTGCCTTTAAGCAACTATTTGATCGATATACACCTAGAATATATCGTTTTGCCATATCTTATCTTAAATCAGATGCAGATGCGGAAGAATTAGTTCAAGATGTTTTCCTAAAGCTTTGGGAAAAAAGAGAAACTCTTGATGAATCTCAGAATATTCGCGCTTACATTTTTAAAATAGCGATTAATAGCATTTATAATTTATCCAAAAGGAAAAATTACAAGCAAGTCTATAATGAGTTTGTCAAAAATAACTTTACGCTGGATAATGAATTCACATGGAATGATGTTGTATACAATGAATTAGTGGATTCTTTAAATCTGCACATTGATAAAATGCCAGCTCAACGTAGAGATATATTTTTAATGAGTAGAAAAGATGGCCTTTCAAATCAAGAAATAGCCAAAAATCTTAATATTTCTCTTAGAACTGTAGAAAATCAAATTTATCGTTCTGTCTCTTATCTCAGGGAACAGTTAAAACCTAACTCAGTATTTTTGCTATTGCTATTTTTCCTTAACAGTTAA